In Reichenbachiella agarivorans, one genomic interval encodes:
- a CDS encoding CBM96 family carbohydrate-binding protein, which translates to MKTITMIVMLMASFTFAMSQSGSPYEVVRLNSNQPIITQQMFADLGAATEGENINGPSIIHVPDWIDPANRAHPSAQYYVYFAHHSDDYIRMAWAANIEGPYHLYQTGIGVPVGDRGVLDHGGKFINLDNGISIEDNHLASPDVHVDDVNQRIIMYFHTGSSTFVNGVELNDQVTYVSYSPYGLEFYDNIQPVFLGSSYFRVFEYGGEMYALDNGAKFYQALDPADPWTAPDGWDYTNSLWDKRSDHPFQDDILNIDGLGSDVLRVRHTGVRVVGDELQVFYTRRGEINERVQMSTVDMSAGDWTTWDTSYPPFEIMVSNPGWEGGEHEKLNSETSDAPEDVNQLRDPDIFEDTDGKVYIVYAGEGEDALGIARLYETPVPNQTVVATMDAHVRAGNNADTNYGAEAEMEVKNTPSVTSNLRKVYLKFDLTSVAAIEHAAVKLYTNSTKSLPVTAYVTDNSWNENTITWNTAPVVGEAITTTQVGEANAYYSWNISEYAKSKVGGEISLVIYLPAEDGITLKLSSKEGVNAPQLELVTTTAAVPADPSQLSAYATSDEAIQLSWTDNATHETGYKVERKEGAGAFVEIADLGANVSHYHDTGLPSETTYTYRIIAYNATGNSSYSSEVTASTLETVISFTYAPTDDAYIHGGNSDVNYGTEDLIEIKQGGNVDFFRKGLVKFDLTGEDLGNNIEKATLRLYVLNSASMDLSFYGTQDNWDETTVTWNNGPAEGDLINVISLAGRFVYYEVDVTDYVMDQLGLDSLISIGFWDLAASNATMGVNSKEAAEFHPELILIPGDPLVPADPTALSAHVASDTEIQLSWNDNTNNELGYKIERKEGSGSFVELADLDPNTTQYSDLSLTSSTAYTYRVIAYNMIGNSNYSHEIAATTLTSGASVPVAPTTLSAVVASDTEIALTWTDNASDENGYKIERKEGEGEFTEIANVPADASAYTDSGLTSETTYTYRVIAYNSTGSSNYSNTSSAVTMMSAPIAPSTLSAPIVIDNEIELAWIDHASNEIGYKVERKEGEGEFTEIADLPADASAYTDSGLSSETTYTYRIVAYNSTGSSDYSNELTVTTLAVIVRLSFNPTEDTYIRGGVNADINYGADADLQLKQGANEDFYRKVLVKFDLSGEDLNDITSASLRLYAIKAGPMNLTAYEMDDTWTESMVTWNNAPSDGSYITHIALDAEETYYELDVTDYVAAQLAGDRIVSIGFWDLDASNETIEFNSKEAENNTPELIIVPSVDEEDNDSEGEGEGVVTTIGDTNLHTVSIYPNPLNKSVLTIDMPLSSGMVDIAITDLQGKMIYQNQTQNQGSLQLNTNTWLTKGMYVVTVTSSDFATRSKLIVQ; encoded by the coding sequence ATGAAAACAATTACTATGATTGTGATGCTAATGGCATCATTCACTTTTGCAATGTCTCAATCTGGCTCCCCGTATGAGGTCGTCAGGTTGAACAGCAACCAACCTATCATCACACAGCAGATGTTTGCTGATCTAGGTGCCGCCACTGAGGGTGAAAACATCAATGGCCCATCTATTATCCATGTACCGGACTGGATAGACCCTGCCAATCGTGCACACCCGAGCGCCCAATACTATGTCTATTTTGCGCATCACTCTGACGACTATATTCGTATGGCCTGGGCTGCTAATATCGAGGGCCCATACCACTTGTACCAGACAGGGATAGGGGTACCAGTAGGAGACCGAGGGGTACTAGATCATGGAGGCAAATTCATCAATCTAGACAATGGTATCTCCATCGAAGACAATCACTTGGCCTCACCAGATGTGCATGTAGATGATGTCAACCAGCGCATCATCATGTATTTCCACACTGGTTCCTCCACGTTTGTAAATGGAGTAGAACTAAACGACCAAGTGACCTATGTCTCTTACTCCCCCTATGGTTTGGAGTTTTATGACAACATACAGCCAGTATTCCTAGGTAGCTCATATTTCAGAGTATTTGAGTATGGGGGAGAAATGTATGCCCTAGACAATGGTGCTAAGTTTTACCAAGCACTGGATCCGGCTGACCCTTGGACTGCTCCAGATGGCTGGGATTATACCAATAGTCTTTGGGACAAACGATCTGATCACCCTTTTCAGGATGATATTCTAAATATTGATGGATTAGGTTCAGATGTACTGCGCGTAAGACACACAGGAGTGAGAGTAGTAGGTGATGAACTACAAGTTTTTTACACCCGAAGAGGAGAGATCAATGAACGAGTACAAATGTCGACCGTAGACATGAGTGCAGGTGACTGGACCACATGGGACACTTCATATCCTCCCTTCGAAATCATGGTATCAAATCCTGGATGGGAAGGGGGAGAGCACGAAAAACTCAACTCCGAAACTTCGGATGCGCCAGAAGATGTAAACCAATTGCGCGATCCGGATATATTCGAGGACACGGATGGCAAAGTATATATAGTCTATGCTGGAGAGGGAGAAGATGCCCTCGGTATCGCTCGACTGTACGAAACCCCAGTACCCAATCAGACAGTGGTCGCTACGATGGATGCCCATGTAAGAGCTGGAAACAATGCCGACACCAATTATGGAGCAGAAGCAGAAATGGAAGTAAAAAACACTCCAAGTGTCACAAGCAATCTGAGAAAAGTTTACTTAAAATTCGATTTGACTAGCGTAGCTGCAATAGAGCATGCGGCGGTCAAGTTATACACCAACTCCACCAAATCACTGCCCGTCACTGCATATGTCACTGACAACAGCTGGAACGAAAACACCATCACCTGGAATACTGCGCCAGTTGTAGGTGAAGCCATCACGACTACCCAAGTAGGTGAAGCCAATGCCTATTATTCCTGGAATATTTCAGAGTATGCAAAAAGTAAAGTTGGTGGTGAAATCAGTCTTGTGATATATCTACCTGCCGAAGATGGCATTACACTCAAATTGAGTAGTAAAGAAGGAGTCAATGCACCACAGCTGGAATTGGTCACTACTACAGCAGCTGTACCTGCAGACCCAAGTCAATTGAGTGCCTATGCTACTTCGGATGAGGCCATCCAGCTGAGCTGGACAGACAATGCAACCCACGAAACTGGCTACAAAGTAGAAAGAAAAGAAGGTGCGGGTGCATTTGTAGAGATTGCAGACCTAGGAGCCAATGTGTCTCACTACCATGACACTGGTCTACCGAGTGAAACTACCTATACGTACAGAATAATCGCTTACAATGCGACTGGCAACTCTAGCTACTCAAGCGAGGTAACAGCTAGTACTTTGGAAACTGTGATTAGCTTCACTTATGCGCCTACTGATGACGCATACATTCATGGTGGCAACAGTGATGTAAACTATGGTACTGAAGATCTCATAGAAATAAAGCAAGGAGGCAATGTAGACTTTTTTCGCAAGGGCTTAGTAAAATTTGATTTGACCGGAGAAGACTTAGGCAACAATATAGAAAAGGCCACTTTGAGGTTATATGTGCTCAATTCAGCATCTATGGATCTTTCGTTCTATGGTACTCAAGACAATTGGGACGAGACGACCGTCACCTGGAACAACGGACCAGCAGAAGGTGATCTCATCAACGTAATTTCACTCGCTGGCAGATTTGTGTACTACGAAGTAGACGTTACCGATTATGTTATGGATCAATTAGGTCTAGACAGTTTGATTTCGATTGGATTTTGGGATCTAGCTGCCTCGAACGCAACTATGGGAGTCAATAGCAAAGAAGCTGCAGAATTTCATCCAGAACTAATCCTTATTCCTGGTGATCCATTAGTACCCGCTGACCCTACAGCACTCAGCGCACACGTAGCATCTGATACTGAGATACAATTGAGTTGGAATGACAATACCAACAACGAGTTGGGTTACAAAATAGAAAGAAAAGAAGGAAGTGGATCATTTGTAGAACTAGCTGATTTAGATCCCAATACAACCCAGTACAGTGACCTATCGCTGACCAGTAGCACAGCGTACACTTACCGAGTCATCGCCTACAATATGATTGGTAATTCCAACTACTCACATGAGATTGCTGCCACTACATTGACCAGTGGTGCTTCAGTGCCTGTAGCCCCCACAACACTCAGTGCTGTAGTAGCAAGTGACACTGAAATTGCACTGACTTGGACAGACAACGCAAGTGATGAAAACGGCTACAAAATAGAAAGAAAAGAAGGTGAAGGAGAGTTCACTGAAATCGCCAATGTGCCTGCTGATGCATCTGCATACACGGATTCGGGGCTTACCAGCGAAACTACCTATACCTACAGAGTAATAGCGTACAACAGTACTGGAAGCTCCAACTATTCCAACACTAGTAGTGCAGTTACTATGATGTCTGCGCCAATAGCTCCTAGCACACTCAGTGCACCTATTGTCATAGACAATGAAATAGAATTGGCCTGGATAGATCATGCCAGCAATGAAATAGGTTATAAAGTAGAAAGAAAAGAAGGTGAAGGAGAGTTCACTGAAATCGCCGACCTGCCTGCTGATGCCTCTGCTTACACGGATTCAGGCCTAAGCAGCGAAACCACTTATACTTACAGAATAGTGGCTTACAATAGTACTGGAAGCTCTGACTACTCCAACGAGCTAACTGTCACTACACTAGCAGTCATTGTTAGGCTTTCTTTCAATCCTACCGAAGATACCTACATCAGAGGAGGTGTAAATGCTGATATCAACTACGGTGCTGATGCTGATCTGCAATTAAAGCAGGGCGCCAATGAAGATTTTTATCGCAAGGTCTTAGTCAAATTTGATTTGAGTGGTGAAGACCTCAACGATATAACATCTGCTTCTCTTAGGTTATATGCTATCAAAGCAGGGCCTATGAACTTGACAGCCTATGAAATGGACGATACTTGGACAGAGTCTATGGTTACCTGGAACAATGCGCCATCAGATGGGTCCTACATTACTCATATCGCACTAGATGCAGAGGAAACATACTACGAATTGGATGTTACCGACTATGTAGCAGCGCAATTGGCAGGAGACCGAATCGTTTCGATTGGTTTTTGGGACTTGGACGCGAGCAACGAAACCATCGAGTTCAACAGCAAAGAAGCTGAGAATAACACTCCAGAGCTGATAATTGTGCCTAGCGTCGACGAAGAAGATAATGATAGCGAAGGTGAAGGTGAAGGGGTAGTCACAACCATCGGTGATACAAATCTGCATACAGTATCCATCTATCCTAATCCATTGAACAAAAGCGTCTTGACAATTGACATGCCACTATCTAGTGGCATGGTTGACATTGCCATTACTGATTTGCAGGGCAAAATGATCTATCAAAACCAGACACAAAACCAAGGCAGCCTACAGCTCAACACGAACACATGGCTGACCAAGGGAATGTATGTAGTAACTGTCACAAGCAGTGATTTCGCAACAAGATCTAAACTAATCGTGCAATAA